One stretch of Streptomyces sp. NBC_01363 DNA includes these proteins:
- a CDS encoding type I polyketide synthase, protein MTENASAAEPLAADSAIAVVGMSGRFPGAPDLDAYWANLLGGLCSVTDFTEAELIADGADPQEVRGRDHIPAKGHLVDADRFDAELFGFNRTEAAALDPQHRLLLQTAWSALEDAGRSPLGGTARTGVYVGGGPTEHMLAAQTDPRLAASIGALQVRILTDREFLAPWISYRLGLEGPSLTVQTACSTSLTAVHLAVQSLLLGECDTALAGGVAVDTVRKRGYIHQQGGIYSPDGRCRPFDERAGGTVPGNGVGVVVLRRLSDALADNDPIRAVIRGSAVTNDGATKVGFTAPGVDQQTAAIVEAWAAAGLDPADAQYLEAHGTATALGDRIEAAAATAAFKGALGTGRIGIGSVKSNIGHLDAAAGVAALIKSVLMLEHATLVPNADAGRPHPELGFDDSPFHLVERATAWPEPELGPRRSGVSSVGIGGSNVHVVLEEAPRRSDAWEPDAQGAPEVLLLSARTREDLAAMAGRLAGALRAPGAPSLADTAYTLCLGRAPMAVRGYVRAGDRAGAADLLAELASGGAAGLGGPDPLGEAWLAGEPVVREGGGRRVALPSYPFAGESHGAYRLGQVAPGGEQPEQGGGSADLEQGVRVLLADALGLTDTDDPEMTYFAAGGDSLTAVHLVGCLRDDFDLDVPITLFLEQLTLHEMARRIVAAGEGDDSLDALLAEFEAE, encoded by the coding sequence ATGACCGAGAACGCCAGCGCCGCCGAGCCCCTCGCAGCCGACTCCGCGATCGCGGTCGTCGGGATGAGCGGTCGCTTCCCCGGCGCCCCCGACCTGGACGCCTACTGGGCGAATCTGCTCGGCGGGCTCTGCTCGGTGACCGATTTCACCGAGGCGGAACTGATCGCCGACGGCGCCGACCCGCAGGAGGTGCGCGGCCGCGACCACATACCGGCCAAGGGCCATCTCGTGGACGCGGACCGCTTCGACGCGGAGCTGTTCGGCTTCAACCGCACCGAGGCTGCGGCCCTCGACCCCCAGCACCGGCTGCTCCTGCAGACGGCCTGGTCCGCGCTGGAGGACGCCGGCCGCAGCCCGCTCGGCGGAACGGCGCGTACCGGCGTGTACGTCGGCGGCGGCCCCACCGAGCACATGCTGGCCGCGCAGACCGACCCGCGACTCGCCGCGTCCATCGGGGCGCTTCAGGTACGCATCCTCACCGACCGCGAGTTCCTCGCCCCGTGGATCTCGTACCGGCTGGGCCTGGAGGGCCCGAGCCTGACGGTGCAGACGGCCTGCTCGACCTCGCTGACGGCGGTGCACCTCGCGGTGCAGTCCCTGTTGCTCGGCGAGTGCGACACGGCGCTGGCCGGAGGCGTCGCCGTGGACACGGTGCGCAAGCGGGGCTACATCCACCAGCAGGGCGGCATCTACTCGCCGGACGGCCGCTGCCGTCCCTTCGACGAGCGGGCCGGCGGCACCGTGCCCGGCAACGGGGTGGGCGTGGTCGTGCTGCGCCGGCTGTCCGACGCGCTCGCCGACAACGACCCGATCCGGGCGGTCATCCGGGGCAGCGCCGTCACCAACGACGGAGCCACCAAGGTCGGGTTCACCGCGCCCGGCGTCGACCAGCAGACCGCCGCGATCGTGGAGGCCTGGGCGGCGGCCGGTCTCGACCCGGCCGACGCCCAGTACCTGGAGGCACACGGCACGGCCACCGCGCTCGGCGACCGGATCGAGGCGGCGGCGGCGACCGCCGCGTTCAAGGGCGCGCTCGGCACCGGGCGGATCGGGATCGGCTCGGTGAAGTCGAACATCGGCCACCTGGACGCCGCAGCGGGCGTCGCCGCGCTGATCAAGTCGGTGCTCATGCTGGAGCACGCGACCCTGGTGCCGAACGCCGACGCAGGCCGCCCGCACCCCGAACTGGGCTTCGACGACTCGCCGTTCCACCTGGTCGAGCGGGCGACCGCCTGGCCGGAGCCCGAGCTCGGTCCCCGGCGGTCCGGGGTGAGTTCGGTCGGCATCGGTGGCTCGAATGTGCACGTGGTCCTGGAGGAGGCGCCCCGGCGCAGCGATGCGTGGGAACCGGACGCCCAGGGCGCACCGGAGGTCCTGCTGCTGTCCGCCCGCACCCGGGAGGACCTCGCCGCGATGGCCGGCCGACTGGCCGGGGCGCTGCGGGCGCCGGGTGCCCCGTCGCTCGCCGACACCGCGTACACGCTGTGCCTGGGCCGTGCCCCGATGGCCGTGCGCGGCTATGTGCGGGCCGGGGACCGGGCGGGGGCGGCAGATCTGCTCGCCGAACTGGCCTCGGGCGGTGCGGCGGGCCTGGGCGGGCCCGACCCGCTCGGCGAGGCCTGGCTGGCGGGTGAGCCGGTGGTGCGGGAGGGCGGCGGCCGACGGGTCGCCCTGCCGTCCTACCCCTTCGCCGGGGAGAGCCACGGCGCCTACCGCCTCGGTCAGGTCGCACCGGGCGGGGAGCAGCCGGAGCAGGGCGGCGGTTCCGCCGACCTGGAGCAGGGCGTCCGCGTGCTGCTCGCCGACGCCCTGGGCCTGACGGACACCGACGACCCGGAAATGACGTACTTCGCGGCCGGCGGCGACTCCCTGACCGCTGTCCACCTGGTCGGCTGCCTGCGGGACGACTTCGACCTCGATGTCCCCATCACGCTCTTCCTGGAGCAGCTGACGCTGCACGAGATGGCCCGCCGGATCGTCGCGGCCGGGGAGGGCGACGATTCCCTCGACGCCCTGCTCGCGGAGTTCGAGGCGGAGTGA
- a CDS encoding amino acid adenylation domain-containing protein gives MTVDAVDLIDLYAGEGGGDEEYEFPASDAQSRLLVLDQLNPGSPQYNVPVAFAVHGPFDTAAFGRALNALVARHEALRTVFRTAENGTPAQRVSAVGRVPLTVRQHVPADRADALVRAEAALPFDTAEGPLLRCTVYAVDDGSHRVLLVAHHLVCDGWSLGLMLEGLSEGYRHEAGGQAYRPAELPLQFPDYAAWQRERAADGAFEASVEHWVDRLRGAPAAMELPLDHPRPPVRTAAGGTERFLLDAEVRERLAEVAAAQGATPFMTMFAAYTAFLSRVSGGEDLVIGYPASGRERPELQEMVGMLTNTLAMRVDLSGDPSLDELTRRVRASILAAQPHQDAPFEAVVDTLAPVRETSHDPVVQVALSYEDEAAPDLALAGATTERLPLTLDTAKFDFHLFMERWGAGLAAQFIYRSDLFEAGTVRRWTDNFRTLLAGLLADPSAPLSAVELVPADERRRIIAGADRLAEAAPLDRLVPDLIADRAAEHPEATALVCGDLRLSYAELLARADALAARLRAAGVRPGFRVGLLLPRSADQGISALAVLRAGGAYVPLDQAHPEARLRHMVESSGTGLLLTSRETAVKGESLGVPCIRVDRPAVTDPVTPGAATTGAAPGPEDLAYVLFTSGSTGVPKGVAIEHRALLNLTRAVRHSFPVDADDRVLQFVSFGFDVAVSDLFFPWVAGAELHIPREDERIGEALLERLRDSRITYVFLPPSAAMLLPDLTGQLPELRTVAVGGEACPAELVERLSAPGRRVVNAYGPSEVTVYATTGDLTPGEPVVLGGAVPGARVYVLDERLRPVPAGVAGEIYVAGASLGRGYIGRPGLTAERFVADPHGAPGNRMYRTGDLGRIDAHGLIHYLGRSDLQVKLRGVRVELGEIETLLAGAPGVALAAATVRGTGTAQRLVAYVVGRDGAAPPDAELRAHLARRLPGSMVPEVFVRLDEMPLSSNGKIDRARLPEPATVRCRPDGSTTVAGTATERLVAGLWARVLNLELVAVTDHFFDLGGNSIRLLSVLSALRELGTYGELSLVDLFRHPTVSSLAAYLDRAVAGTAAGAPATAPPADTAAARGGDRHARRTAAARRLSYRKGTTR, from the coding sequence ATGACCGTCGACGCCGTCGATCTCATCGACCTCTACGCCGGGGAGGGCGGCGGGGACGAGGAGTACGAGTTCCCCGCCTCCGACGCCCAGAGCCGCCTGCTGGTCCTCGACCAGCTGAATCCGGGCTCCCCCCAGTACAACGTCCCGGTCGCCTTCGCGGTGCACGGGCCCTTCGACACCGCCGCGTTCGGCCGCGCGCTGAACGCGCTCGTCGCCCGCCACGAGGCACTGCGGACCGTCTTCCGGACCGCCGAGAACGGCACTCCGGCGCAGCGCGTCTCGGCCGTCGGGCGGGTGCCGCTCACGGTCCGGCAGCACGTGCCCGCCGACCGTGCGGACGCCCTGGTGCGCGCCGAGGCCGCCCTCCCCTTCGACACCGCCGAGGGGCCGCTGCTGCGCTGCACCGTGTACGCCGTCGACGACGGCAGCCACCGGGTGCTGCTCGTCGCCCATCACCTGGTCTGCGACGGCTGGTCGCTCGGCCTCATGCTGGAGGGGCTGTCCGAGGGGTACCGGCACGAGGCCGGGGGGCAGGCGTACCGGCCGGCCGAACTCCCGCTCCAGTTCCCCGACTACGCGGCCTGGCAGCGGGAGCGTGCCGCGGACGGTGCCTTCGAGGCGTCCGTGGAGCACTGGGTCGACCGGCTGCGCGGCGCGCCCGCCGCCATGGAGCTGCCGCTGGACCACCCGCGCCCGCCGGTCCGCACGGCCGCCGGGGGCACCGAACGCTTCCTGCTCGATGCCGAGGTCAGGGAGCGCCTGGCCGAGGTGGCCGCGGCCCAGGGCGCCACCCCGTTCATGACGATGTTCGCGGCGTACACCGCGTTCCTCTCCCGCGTCTCGGGCGGCGAGGACCTGGTCATCGGCTATCCGGCGTCGGGGCGCGAGCGGCCCGAACTCCAGGAGATGGTCGGGATGCTGACCAACACCCTGGCGATGCGCGTGGACCTGTCCGGCGACCCCTCGCTCGACGAACTCACCCGCCGGGTCCGGGCCTCGATACTGGCGGCGCAGCCCCACCAGGACGCACCGTTCGAGGCGGTCGTCGACACCCTCGCCCCGGTCCGTGAGACCAGCCACGACCCGGTGGTGCAGGTGGCGCTCAGCTACGAGGACGAGGCCGCGCCGGATCTGGCGCTGGCCGGCGCGACGACCGAACGGCTCCCCCTGACCCTGGACACCGCCAAGTTCGACTTCCACCTGTTCATGGAGCGGTGGGGCGCCGGACTCGCCGCCCAGTTCATCTACCGCAGCGACCTGTTCGAGGCCGGCACGGTCCGCCGCTGGACGGACAACTTCCGCACGCTGCTGGCCGGGCTCCTCGCGGACCCGTCCGCACCGCTGTCCGCCGTGGAGCTGGTGCCGGCCGACGAGCGCCGCCGGATCATCGCGGGCGCCGACCGCCTCGCGGAGGCCGCGCCGCTGGACCGCCTGGTGCCCGACCTGATCGCCGACCGAGCGGCCGAACACCCCGAGGCCACGGCCCTGGTCTGCGGCGATCTCCGCCTGAGCTATGCCGAACTGCTCGCCAGGGCCGACGCGCTGGCCGCCCGGCTGCGCGCCGCCGGGGTGCGGCCCGGCTTCCGGGTCGGTCTGCTGCTGCCGCGCTCGGCCGACCAGGGCATCTCGGCCCTGGCCGTCCTGCGCGCGGGCGGCGCGTACGTACCGCTGGACCAGGCCCACCCGGAGGCCAGGCTCCGCCACATGGTGGAGAGTTCGGGCACCGGACTCCTCCTGACCTCCCGGGAGACCGCGGTGAAGGGGGAGAGCCTGGGGGTGCCGTGCATCCGGGTCGACCGCCCGGCCGTCACGGACCCCGTCACCCCGGGGGCCGCCACGACCGGTGCCGCACCGGGCCCCGAGGACCTCGCCTACGTCCTGTTCACCTCGGGCTCCACCGGCGTCCCCAAGGGCGTCGCCATCGAGCACCGGGCCCTGCTCAACCTCACCCGGGCGGTCCGGCACTCCTTCCCGGTCGACGCCGACGACCGGGTGCTGCAATTCGTGTCGTTCGGCTTCGACGTCGCCGTGTCCGACCTCTTCTTCCCCTGGGTGGCCGGAGCGGAACTGCACATCCCGCGGGAGGACGAGCGGATCGGCGAGGCGCTGCTGGAACGGCTGCGGGACTCCCGCATCACCTATGTGTTCCTGCCGCCGTCCGCCGCGATGCTGCTGCCCGACCTGACCGGGCAGCTGCCCGAGCTGCGGACCGTCGCGGTCGGCGGCGAGGCCTGCCCCGCCGAGTTGGTCGAGCGGCTCAGCGCGCCCGGCCGGCGGGTCGTGAACGCGTACGGCCCCAGCGAGGTGACCGTCTACGCGACCACCGGGGACCTCACCCCGGGTGAGCCCGTGGTGCTCGGCGGCGCCGTGCCCGGGGCCCGGGTCTACGTCCTCGACGAGCGGCTGCGGCCGGTCCCCGCCGGGGTGGCCGGTGAGATCTATGTGGCCGGTGCCTCGCTGGGGCGGGGCTACATCGGCCGGCCCGGCCTGACCGCCGAACGGTTCGTCGCCGACCCGCACGGCGCACCGGGAAACCGGATGTACCGCACCGGAGACCTGGGCCGGATCGACGCGCACGGCCTGATCCACTATCTCGGCCGCTCCGACCTCCAGGTCAAGCTGCGCGGCGTACGCGTCGAACTCGGCGAGATCGAGACCCTGTTGGCCGGCGCGCCGGGCGTCGCCCTGGCGGCGGCCACCGTCCGCGGCACGGGCACCGCGCAGCGGCTCGTGGCGTATGTCGTGGGCCGGGACGGGGCGGCGCCCCCGGACGCGGAGCTGCGCGCCCATCTCGCCCGGCGGCTGCCCGGGTCCATGGTGCCCGAGGTGTTCGTGCGCCTGGACGAGATGCCGCTCAGCAGCAACGGCAAGATCGACCGGGCCCGGCTCCCGGAACCCGCCACCGTGCGGTGCCGGCCGGACGGCTCGACCACCGTCGCGGGCACCGCGACCGAGCGGCTGGTGGCGGGCCTGTGGGCCCGCGTGCTCAACCTCGAACTCGTCGCCGTCACCGATCACTTCTTCGATCTGGGCGGCAATTCGATCCGGCTGCTGAGCGTGCTGTCCGCCCTGCGCGAGCTGGGGACGTACGGCGAGCTCAGCCTGGTCGACCTGTTCCGTCACCCCACCGTCAGTTCCCTCGCCGCCTACCTCGACCGGGCGGTCGCCGGGACCGCCGCCGGGGCTCCCGCAACCGCTCCTCCCGCCGACACGGCCGCCGCGCGCGGCGGTGACCGGCACGCACGACGCACCGCCGCAGCCCGACGACTCAGCTACCGGAAAGGCACCACACGATGA
- a CDS encoding amino acid adenylation domain-containing protein, which yields MNARIADVLPLSPLQEGLLFHAARQTDGPDPYLVQARFLIGPAITGAAVRAAVTALLDRHPNLRACFRHERLDRPVQVVPKAVRVPWTEVDLTGLAPDEVRVRTDEVLREDAALRFDVARPPLVRATFLRHDTGAELIVSFHHILLDGWSMPVVERDLAALVAGRPLPPAAPYRDYLVWLGGQDRNKAEAAWGESLEGLERPALLAPAGPDTAPDRSRLWLTAGLTETLVRRAAAAGVTLNTLVQVSWALVLARLTGSRDLVFGAVVSGRPHDLPGVESMVGLFINTLPVRVRLRDGERVEELLRRIQDEQSRLLEHHHARAAEVQRAVGAGELFDSIIAFENFPRGSGSDDDPGTVRLAKVSDATHYPVTIAAVAEDRLLLSVSCRRGISATAVAERLAHVLEQLARSPRTPVEDIDALPESERHRLLALADGPTRAPAAPATPTGRFAAQVARTPDAPAVDTDGETLSYAGLDAASDRLAGRLVRAGVAPGHTVALLLPRSASMVVAQLAVLKAGACWLPLDPAHPAERLARLMSAAAPSLVLTAGTDPAAARLPAGTAVLDVAEESGSVSASFDGVPADPGAAACVIYTSGSTGEPKGVVVPQRAITELATDGRFAGGAHDRVLLHNPYTFDASTYEVWVPLLNGGTVVVAPSEAVTPDLLERVVQERRVTGLMLTPELLRTVAEIAPGALSGLREVWSGGDVLAPDTVRRIREHCPDTVVVNGYGPTETTVFATAHTASGEPAGHPGAVPIGRPLDNTRAHVLDVRLRPVPAGATGELYIGGSGLAQGYLGRPVPTAERFVADPYGPPGSRMYRTGDLARWTPDGVLEFAGRADDQVKVRGFRVEPAEVEASLAGCPGVARAVVGARPDAAGGKLLAAWLVPAQDADREEQWHRTLARVRAHAAEQLPAHLVPSLWVRIDEVPLTRHGKVDRAALPDPGPGGEAAADRAPRTPRERELCALFGTVLGVPAVGPDTDFFLAGGHSLTALRLKSKIETVLGVRIPVSALFDAPTPAALAARLDAPPSTNGPAPRTPLRAAPGRPSSATAPEEPHHNSLEPVLTLRTGGNRTPLICVHPGLGLGWSYVNLLPHLDPARPVHTLQSPALLSGVGRLPPTMGEMADLYLRSVRALQPHGPYLLLGRSFGGPLAHELAVRLRRAGEEVGMLAVVDAMPMPDEIRRTPPDPAAVEDEMLRILLHSHAPGLSLPSGPLERTEVFSLARDGAFDGLSPARLHNLVDAGAHHTGLVREWRPSRYDGRTTLFSATHDDWPTTAEKTEAWQRVTAALDVHELDCGHSDVLTPGPAAEIAAVLESALRGD from the coding sequence ATGAACGCGCGCATCGCGGACGTGCTGCCGCTCTCCCCGCTCCAGGAGGGCCTGCTCTTCCACGCCGCCCGGCAGACCGACGGCCCGGACCCCTATCTGGTGCAGGCCCGTTTCCTGATCGGCCCCGCGATCACCGGGGCAGCGGTACGGGCCGCGGTCACCGCGCTCCTGGACCGGCATCCCAATCTGCGCGCCTGCTTCCGCCACGAGCGCCTGGACCGGCCGGTCCAGGTCGTGCCGAAGGCGGTCCGGGTGCCGTGGACCGAGGTGGACCTGACGGGTCTCGCCCCGGACGAGGTGCGGGTGCGCACCGACGAGGTGCTGCGCGAGGACGCGGCGCTCCGCTTCGACGTGGCCCGCCCGCCCCTGGTCCGTGCCACGTTCCTGCGGCACGACACCGGTGCCGAGCTGATCGTGTCCTTCCACCACATCCTGCTGGACGGCTGGTCGATGCCGGTCGTCGAGCGGGACCTCGCCGCCCTCGTGGCGGGCCGGCCGCTGCCGCCCGCCGCGCCCTACCGGGACTACCTGGTGTGGCTGGGCGGTCAGGACCGGAACAAGGCCGAAGCCGCGTGGGGCGAGTCGCTGGAGGGTCTGGAACGGCCCGCGCTGCTGGCCCCTGCCGGACCGGACACGGCGCCCGACCGTTCGAGGCTGTGGCTGACCGCCGGCCTCACCGAGACGCTGGTCCGGCGGGCCGCCGCGGCGGGCGTCACCCTCAACACCCTGGTGCAGGTCTCCTGGGCCCTGGTCCTGGCCCGGCTGACGGGCTCCCGTGACCTGGTCTTCGGCGCGGTCGTCTCGGGGCGACCGCACGACCTGCCCGGTGTCGAGTCCATGGTGGGGCTGTTCATCAACACCCTGCCGGTACGGGTGCGGCTGCGGGACGGCGAGCGGGTGGAGGAGCTGCTCCGCCGGATCCAGGACGAGCAGTCCCGGCTGCTGGAGCACCACCACGCCCGCGCCGCCGAGGTGCAGCGCGCCGTGGGGGCCGGCGAGCTCTTCGACTCGATCATCGCCTTCGAGAACTTCCCGCGGGGTTCCGGGAGCGACGACGACCCCGGCACCGTGCGCCTGGCGAAGGTGTCGGACGCGACGCACTACCCGGTCACGATCGCGGCGGTCGCCGAGGACCGGCTGCTGCTGTCCGTGAGCTGCCGCCGGGGCATCTCCGCCACCGCGGTCGCCGAGCGCCTGGCGCACGTACTGGAGCAGCTGGCCCGCTCGCCGCGGACACCGGTGGAGGACATCGACGCCCTGCCCGAGTCGGAGCGGCACCGCCTGCTGGCCCTGGCCGACGGCCCGACCCGCGCCCCCGCCGCGCCCGCCACCCCGACCGGGCGATTCGCCGCCCAGGTGGCCCGTACCCCGGACGCGCCGGCCGTCGACACGGACGGCGAGACCCTCAGCTACGCAGGGCTCGACGCCGCGTCGGACCGGCTGGCCGGCCGCCTCGTCCGGGCCGGTGTGGCGCCGGGGCACACCGTCGCCCTGCTGCTGCCCCGTTCGGCCTCCATGGTCGTGGCCCAGCTCGCGGTCCTCAAGGCGGGGGCCTGCTGGCTCCCCCTCGACCCGGCGCACCCGGCGGAGCGGCTGGCCCGGCTGATGTCCGCGGCAGCACCCTCCCTGGTCCTCACCGCGGGGACGGATCCGGCCGCCGCCCGGCTGCCCGCCGGTACCGCGGTGCTGGACGTCGCCGAGGAATCCGGGTCCGTGTCCGCCTCCTTCGACGGTGTCCCCGCCGATCCCGGGGCCGCCGCCTGCGTGATCTACACCTCCGGCTCCACCGGAGAGCCCAAGGGGGTGGTGGTCCCGCAGCGGGCGATCACCGAACTCGCCACCGACGGCCGCTTCGCGGGCGGTGCCCACGACCGGGTGCTGCTGCACAACCCGTACACGTTCGACGCCTCGACCTACGAGGTGTGGGTTCCGCTCCTGAACGGCGGGACCGTGGTGGTCGCCCCCTCCGAAGCGGTCACCCCCGACCTGCTGGAGCGGGTGGTCCAGGAACGGCGGGTCACCGGGCTCATGCTCACACCCGAACTGCTGCGCACCGTCGCGGAGATCGCGCCCGGCGCGCTGTCCGGGCTCCGCGAGGTGTGGTCCGGCGGCGACGTCCTCGCGCCCGACACCGTGCGCCGGATCCGGGAGCACTGCCCGGACACGGTGGTCGTCAACGGCTACGGCCCCACCGAGACGACGGTCTTCGCCACCGCGCACACCGCGTCCGGGGAACCGGCGGGGCACCCGGGCGCCGTTCCCATCGGGCGTCCCCTGGACAACACCCGCGCCCATGTCCTGGACGTCCGGCTGCGCCCCGTCCCGGCGGGCGCCACCGGTGAGCTCTACATCGGCGGCAGCGGGCTCGCCCAGGGCTACCTCGGGCGGCCGGTTCCCACCGCGGAGCGGTTCGTCGCCGATCCGTACGGACCGCCGGGCAGCCGCATGTACCGCACCGGGGACCTGGCCCGCTGGACGCCGGACGGTGTGCTGGAGTTCGCGGGCCGGGCCGACGACCAGGTCAAGGTGCGTGGTTTCCGCGTGGAGCCCGCCGAGGTCGAGGCCTCGCTGGCGGGCTGCCCCGGCGTGGCGCGGGCCGTGGTCGGCGCCCGGCCGGACGCGGCGGGCGGCAAGCTGCTGGCCGCCTGGCTGGTGCCGGCTCAGGACGCGGACCGGGAGGAGCAGTGGCACCGGACCCTCGCCCGGGTGCGGGCGCACGCCGCCGAGCAGTTGCCCGCGCACCTGGTGCCGTCGCTGTGGGTCCGCATCGACGAGGTGCCGCTCACCCGCCACGGCAAGGTCGACCGGGCCGCGCTCCCCGACCCCGGACCCGGCGGGGAAGCGGCGGCCGACCGGGCACCGCGCACTCCGCGCGAGCGGGAACTGTGTGCCCTGTTCGGCACGGTGCTCGGTGTCCCCGCGGTCGGGCCCGACACCGACTTCTTCCTGGCGGGCGGCCATTCACTGACCGCGCTGCGCCTGAAGTCGAAGATCGAGACGGTCCTCGGCGTACGGATCCCGGTCTCCGCCCTGTTCGACGCGCCGACCCCGGCCGCTCTGGCCGCCCGGCTCGACGCCCCACCGTCCACGAACGGCCCCGCTCCCCGGACACCGCTGCGCGCCGCTCCCGGACGCCCGTCGTCCGCGACGGCGCCGGAGGAGCCGCACCACAACAGCCTGGAGCCGGTGCTCACCCTGCGGACCGGTGGCAACCGCACCCCGCTCATCTGTGTGCACCCGGGGCTCGGTCTCGGCTGGTCGTACGTGAACCTGCTGCCGCACCTGGACCCGGCCCGCCCCGTGCACACCCTGCAGAGCCCGGCGCTGCTGAGCGGCGTCGGCCGACTCCCGCCCACCATGGGTGAGATGGCGGACCTGTATCTGCGGAGTGTGCGTGCACTCCAGCCGCACGGACCGTATCTGCTGCTCGGCCGGTCCTTCGGCGGTCCGCTCGCCCACGAGCTGGCGGTGCGGCTGCGCCGGGCCGGCGAGGAGGTCGGGATGCTCGCCGTGGTGGACGCCATGCCGATGCCGGACGAGATCAGGCGCACGCCGCCGGACCCCGCGGCCGTCGAGGACGAGATGCTGCGCATCCTGCTCCACTCCCATGCCCCGGGGCTGTCGTTGCCGTCCGGCCCGCTGGAGCGGACCGAGGTGTTCTCCCTGGCCCGCGACGGGGCCTTCGACGGCCTTTCCCCCGCCCGTCTGCACAACCTCGTCGACGCCGGGGCGCACCACACCGGGCTCGTACGGGAATGGCGCCCGTCCCGCTACGACGGCCGGACGACGCTCTTCTCCGCGACGCACGACGACTGGCCGACCACGGCCGAGAAGACCGAGGCCTGGCAGCGCGTGACCGCCGCGCTCGACGTGCACGAACTGGACTGCGGTCACAGCGACGTACTCACTCCGGGCCCGGCGGCCGAGATCGCCGCGGTCCTCGAATCCGCCCTCCGAGGGGACTGA